From the genome of Methylocystis heyeri:
ACCTCGTTGATTGCGCCAGGCAGGGCGGCGACGACCTTCGCGCCTAGATCCTTGAGTTCAGCAACCATTTCGCAACATTCCCCGAAGGCCCAGCCTCATGAGGCCGACCGTCCTGTCCTCGACCGCGGCGCGGCCGCCTTATCTCTCGATCGTGCCGGTGCGGCGGATCTTCTTTTGCAGAAGAAGGACGCCATAAACCAGGGCTTCGGCCGAGGGCGGGCATCCAGGCACATAAACGTCGACCGGAATGATCCTGTCGCAGCCGCGGACCACCGAATAGGAGTAGTGGTAATAGCCGCCGCCGTTGGCGCAGGAGCCCATCGAAATCACGTAGCGCGGCTCCGGCATCTGGTCGTAAACCTTGCGGAGCGCAGGCGCCATCTTGTTGGTCAGTGTGCCGGCGATGATGATCACGTCCGACTGGCGCGGGCTGGCGCGCGGGGCGAAGCCGAAACGCTCGAGGTCGTAACGCGGCATGGCCGCCTGGATCATCTCGACCGCGCAGCAGGCGAGACCGAACGTCATCCACATCAGCGAGCCGGTGCGGGCCCAGTTGATGAGGTCGTCGGTGGCGGTGACGAGAAATCCCTTGTCGGCCAGCTCGTCGTTCATGTTGACGAAGAACGGATCGGTCGAACCGACCGGCTTGCCGGTGCGGGGATCGATGAGGCCCGTTCCCTGCGGGGCGACGATGGTCGAGCCCTGATTGCCGATCAATCCCATTCGAGGGCTCCTTTGCGCCATTCATAGACGAAGCCGACGGTCAGCACGCCGAGGAAGGCCATCATGGCCCAGAAGCCGAAGGCGCCGGCCTCCTTGAAGGCGACCGCCCAGGGGAACAGAAACGCGACCTCGAGGTCGAACACGATGAAGAGCAGCGACACGAGATAGAATCGCACGTCGAACTTCATTCGCGCGTCGTTGAACGGGTTGAAGCCGCACTCATAGGCCGAGAGCTTCTCGGGGTCGGGCGCCTTGAACGCGAGAAGGAACGGCGCGACCAGAAGGGCGCCGGCGATGATCGCCGACAGCGCCGCGAAGATCACGAGCGGGAGATATTGTTCGAGCAGAGTCGGCATTTTTCGTGTCCGATTGATCTGGGCGCGCAACAGATATTCGCGCCGGGTCGGCAGCTGGAAGCTTGAGCGCCAGGGGACAGGCGTCTCTCCGGCGGCCGGCCGTGCGTTCCGTAACAAAGCGTTCCCGCCAACGCAAGAGACAAGCGCGGCTTTCTCCCGACAATTGATGCAATGCACATTGATACCCGGGCAACGCCCCAAAATCAGGCGCCCGCCGCCTCAAGCCGGGGCGCA
Proteins encoded in this window:
- a CDS encoding NADH-quinone oxidoreductase subunit A; amino-acid sequence: MPTLLEQYLPLVIFAALSAIIAGALLVAPFLLAFKAPDPEKLSAYECGFNPFNDARMKFDVRFYLVSLLFIVFDLEVAFLFPWAVAFKEAGAFGFWAMMAFLGVLTVGFVYEWRKGALEWD
- a CDS encoding NuoB/complex I 20 kDa subunit family protein, with product MGLIGNQGSTIVAPQGTGLIDPRTGKPVGSTDPFFVNMNDELADKGFLVTATDDLINWARTGSLMWMTFGLACCAVEMIQAAMPRYDLERFGFAPRASPRQSDVIIIAGTLTNKMAPALRKVYDQMPEPRYVISMGSCANGGGYYHYSYSVVRGCDRIIPVDVYVPGCPPSAEALVYGVLLLQKKIRRTGTIER